A genomic segment from Gopherus evgoodei ecotype Sinaloan lineage chromosome 6, rGopEvg1_v1.p, whole genome shotgun sequence encodes:
- the PRXL2C gene encoding peroxiredoxin-like 2C, whose product MNLGGEIPGKHLLDTSLFSSSSNEVKRLLVWSVQQLRLEVDLRQKGKRDDALPQALALHLTASSAAARPSAASFRGPAATMANLPAAAITRQIGSRDRAQLSAQEAGELRDAARRLVVDGDGRRIPFGALFRDHRAIVVFVRHFLCYTCKEYVEDLAKIPKNLLQEAKVRLIVIGQSSHHHIKPFCSLTGYPHEIYVDPEREIYKILGMKKGEAATTSVQSPHVKSNLLSGSIRSMWRAMTGPAFDFQGDPAQQGGTLILGPGSKVHFVHLDKNRLDHAPISTVLLLAGVKMVNFTNKHQIIDI is encoded by the exons GTGGAGAGATTCCTGGGAAGCATCTTTTAGACACCAGCCTCTTCAGCTCCTCCTCAAATGAAGTGAAGCGGCTGCTGGTGTGGAGTGTTCAGCAGCTGCGCTTGGAAGTGGATCTTCGCCAGAAAGGAAAGCGAGATGATGCCCTCCCACAGGCGCTGGCACTTCATCTCACAGCCTCCTCTGCCGCTGCCCGCCCTTCAGCTGCTTCTTTCCGGGGCCCGGCCGCTACCATGGCGAATCTCCCAGCAGCCGCGATCACACGGCAAATCGGTAGCCGCGATCGCGCGCAGCTCAGCGCCCAGGAGGCCGGGGAGCTGCGAGACGCCGCCCGACGCCTGGTGGTGGACGGAGACGGGCGGAGGATCCCGTTCGGGGCCCTGTTCCGGGATCACAGAGCCATCGTGGTGTTCGTGCGG CATTTCTTATGTTACACCTGCAAAGAATATGTAGAAGATCTGGCAAAAATTCCTAAGAATTTGTTACAG GAGGCAAAAGTGAGACTGATAGTTATTGGACAGTCATCTCACCATCACATTAAG CCGTTTTGTAGTTTGACAGGGTATCCCCATGAAATCTATGTCGATCCAGAGAGGGAGATTTATAAAATACTTGGCATGAAAAAAGGTGAAGCAGCCACAACATCAG TGCAGAGCCCACATGTGAAATCAAATTTGCTGTCAGGAAGTATCAGAAGTATGTGGAGAGCAATGACTGGCCCTGCTTTTGATTTTCAGGGAGATCCAGCTCAGCAGGGGGGGACTTTGATTTTAGGCCCAG gtagcaaagtccactttGTGCACCTTGATAAAAATAGGTTGGATCATGCTCCCATTAGCACAGTTTTGCTGCTTGCAGGAGTTAAAATGGTAAATTTCACAAACAAACATCAAATTATTGACATTTGA